A stretch of the Synechocystis sp. PCC 7338 genome encodes the following:
- a CDS encoding Uma2 family endonuclease, whose protein sequence is MPVKIAIAQIKVEPGQRIILDQISWQEFEAILEDLGEHRHSHIAYYKGVLEFRMPLPGHERTKVLISHLLVVLLEELGLEWESLGSTTFKSRPMQAGIEPDDCFYIDNYQAVVGKQRLNLEVDPVPDLAIEVDFTSITQVSAYEALGIPEIWRYEDGKLEISLLEEGKYINSFMSKAFPSIPIIEGISLCLKKSQVIPMSALRREFRQWLQEYI, encoded by the coding sequence ATGCCTGTCAAAATTGCGATCGCCCAAATAAAAGTTGAGCCGGGTCAGCGTATTATTCTAGATCAAATTTCCTGGCAGGAATTTGAGGCGATTTTGGAAGATTTGGGGGAACATCGTCATTCCCATATCGCTTATTACAAGGGAGTTTTAGAATTTCGGATGCCTTTACCTGGCCATGAACGCACTAAAGTTTTGATTTCTCATTTACTTGTGGTTTTACTAGAAGAACTAGGCCTGGAATGGGAATCCCTTGGCTCCACTACTTTTAAAAGCAGACCTATGCAAGCAGGCATTGAGCCTGATGATTGTTTTTATATTGACAACTATCAAGCTGTGGTGGGCAAACAACGGCTGAATCTAGAGGTTGATCCTGTACCCGATTTGGCGATCGAAGTAGATTTCACCTCTATTACCCAGGTCAGTGCCTATGAGGCATTGGGCATTCCTGAAATTTGGCGATATGAAGATGGAAAATTGGAAATTAGTTTACTAGAAGAAGGAAAATACATTAACTCTTTTATGAGCAAAGCTTTTCCTTCTATTCCCATTATTGAAGGAATTTCCCTTTGTTTAAAAAAAAGCCAGGTGATTCCTATGAGTGCTTTACGTCGTGAGTTTCGACAGTGGTTACAGGAAT